The Kineosporia corallincola region ATGTCCGGCCGGTGCGCGCCGCAGTGTGCGCACCGACGGGGGCAGCAGTGCCAGCGCCGTCGAGCCGGCCATCACGCCGGCCGTGACCAGCAGCCAGGTGCTCTGCCCGAGTGCCTCGGCGACCGGCCCGGTCACGGCCAGGCCGAGCGGACGCATCACGAACGAGCCGATGTGGTCGAAGGCGAACACCCGGGCCAGTTTGTCCGGCGGGATCTGCTGCTGGATCGCGAGATCCCAGTTGACGCTGAAGATCTCCAGGCCGAGGCCATGCAGGAAGGCCCCGAGCAGGATCACCGGCAGCCCGGGCCGCAGCGCCATGGCCAGCGGGAAGCAGGCGGTGAGCCCGAGAAACACGGTGCCGGAGAACAGGAGTCGCGTGGGCCGGTACCGGAGCGTGATCAGCCCGCCGACCATGAAGCCGGTCATCAGCGCGGCCAGGGCCAGGCCCCAGGCCTGCTCGCCGAAGTCCCGGGTGACCACGACCGGGCCGACCACGCCCTGCACCCCGCCGTAGAACAGGTGGTACACCAGGGCCTGCGCGATGAGCACCCACAACCAGGTGTGCCGCAGCACTTCCCGGGCTCCGGCACCCAGGTCGCCGAGCAGCGAGCCGGGCTCCCCGGTGGCGTGCGGCCCGACCCGCATCGCGGTGTAGCAGAGCGCGGCCACCGCGTAGGTGGCCGCGTCGACGGCGATCGCCCAGCCCGCCCCGAAGAAACCGACCAGCACCCCGGCCAGGCTGAAACCCAATACCATGGCGGTGTTCTGGGCCAGGCGCACGGCCGAGACGGCATTCGGCAGCGCCTCGGGCGGCACGGTCTGTGGGAGCACGGCCCGGGAGCTCGGCCCGCCCAGGGCGGCCAGTGCCCCGTTCACCCCGCCCATCACGGCCAGCAGCGGAACGGTGGCCCAGCCCGCGATCAGGCTGACCGCCACCACGCCCTGGGCCACGCAGGCCAGCCAGGCCGAGCCGCGCATCAGCAGCGTGCGCGGCAGCCGGTCGCCCACCACCCCGGCGACCAGCGTGGTCAGCACCTCGACCAGTGCGTAGGTGGCCACCACCAGGCCGAGTTCGGTGGCCTGACCGCCCAGGTGCAGCACCGCCAGGGCGAGCGCCACCGGTGCCACGGCCGATCCCAGGCTCGTCACGGTGCGCCCGGCCAGCAGCAGCCGGAACGCCGTGGTCGTCGTGCTCCCCGTTCGCATCCCGGCAAAGTAGTTCGCCAGCGAAATATTCGTCAACAAAATTGATGACGACGAGGGCTGCTACCGTGAACCGGTGGGAGAGGACTTCGCCGAACGGCACGTGGCGCGCTGGCGCGACCACTGGATCGACATCTCCTTCGACGACGCGATCGAGACCGCCACCGTGCGGCTGTCACGAATCTCCCGCTACACCAAGCAGTCTCTGCGTGAGGCCGCGGCGGGGGTGGGGCTCCAGACGTACGAGTACGAGACCCTGCACGCGCTGATGATCCGCGACACCCCCGGCATCGCGTCGCCCCGCGAACTGGCCCAGACGCTCGACGTCTCGCCGGCCGGGATGACCGGCCGGCTCGACGCCCTGGAGAAGGCCGGTCACGTCAAACGCATCCCCAGCCGCACCGACCGGCGCAGCGTCACGATCGAGGCCACCGCGTCCGGCGTGGAGGTGTGGCGCCGCGCCATGCGACTGCGGGGTGAGGCCGAGGAACGGTTGTTCGGGGCGCTGTCCCCCCGTGAGCTGGCCACCCTGAAC contains the following coding sequences:
- a CDS encoding MFS transporter; the encoded protein is MRTGSTTTTAFRLLLAGRTVTSLGSAVAPVALALAVLHLGGQATELGLVVATYALVEVLTTLVAGVVGDRLPRTLLMRGSAWLACVAQGVVAVSLIAGWATVPLLAVMGGVNGALAALGGPSSRAVLPQTVPPEALPNAVSAVRLAQNTAMVLGFSLAGVLVGFFGAGWAIAVDAATYAVAALCYTAMRVGPHATGEPGSLLGDLGAGAREVLRHTWLWVLIAQALVYHLFYGGVQGVVGPVVVTRDFGEQAWGLALAALMTGFMVGGLITLRYRPTRLLFSGTVFLGLTACFPLAMALRPGLPVILLGAFLHGLGLEIFSVNWDLAIQQQIPPDKLARVFAFDHIGSFVMRPLGLAVTGPVAEALGQSTWLLVTAGVMAGSTALALLPPSVRTLRRAPAGHQAPGSSAAG
- a CDS encoding MarR family winged helix-turn-helix transcriptional regulator: MGEDFAERHVARWRDHWIDISFDDAIETATVRLSRISRYTKQSLREAAAGVGLQTYEYETLHALMIRDTPGIASPRELAQTLDVSPAGMTGRLDALEKAGHVKRIPSRTDRRSVTIEATASGVEVWRRAMRLRGEAEERLFGALSPRELATLNRLLRKLAVLADEDRQPD